DNA from Halorarum salinum:
TCGTCTTCCTCGTCAGCCTCATCGTCGGGGCGGCGGCGATCCACATCGGGGCACAGCTGCTGATCGACCGCGACACCGGCTTCCGTCGGGCCACCGTAACGGCCCTGATCGGGGCGATCGCGTACACCTTGGTGGGGCTGTTCCTCGGCTGGATCCCCCTCCTCGGTCCGCTTCTCATGCTCGTCGCGTGGATCGGCGTCATCAACTGGCAGTACCCCGGCGGCTGGGGGACGGCGTTCGGGATCGGGCTCGTCGCCTGGGTCGTCGCCGTTCTCATCCTCTTCGCGCTCTCCCAACTCGGCGTCGTCACGCCCGACGCGCTGGGCGTCCCGGCTACGTAGTCGCCCTCTCCCTTCCCCTCTCGAGGGTCGAACGCTCGCCGGGAGGCTCCCGGCGCCCGCCGTCCGACGGCGACCAAAAACGGTAGGGGTGGGATTCGAACCACACGGGGCCGGCGGGTTCTCACCAGCCTCCACCTCCTTCGGACGGGTGGTGCTCTTGCCAACGAGCTACCCTACCAGACTGCGTACGTACCACTCACGGGGAGACGATTAGTAACGCCCCGCATACCCCCTCCCGCGTCGTACGAACGGCCGAGTCGGTCGGCGCTCGCGTCTCACCCCCGATTTGGGTCACGCGACGCGTCCTCAGAACAGCGTGACGGCGTAGGCGAGCGACGAGAACACCATCAGCACGACGAGGACGATGGCGAGCACCTGCTGTCGATCCATGTCGACACGTTCCGCCTCATCGCCCTTTAATCGCCGTGTCCGAGGCCGTGAGTCGTCCACCGACGGCCGTCGACGGTCCCATCCTGCCGGCGTGCCGACGGTTTAGCACTGCCTAACGAGGCTTCGACCGTGGGATCGGCCGTGGACACGTCACCCGCGACGGAGCGTGACGACGACGACGACGGGTCGATCGCCAGTCCGGTTCGAGGACCGACGTTTCGACTGAAACGGTTACCGAACTCACGTATAGCCCTCTCCACAGGAAACGAGGGGGTGTGTCGGACGGACGTCCGACGCCGGACGACGGGGTTCGGATCCCCCGACGCTCGCTCCCGGGGACCGAACGAACGGGGGATCACTTCTCGACGTCCAGCAGCGCGACCCGCTCGTGAACGACGTCGGACAGCGTCCCCGCCGTCGCGGCCAGTTCCCGATCGGTCACGTCGAAGAACTCCCGGACCAGCGTCTCGTCGTAGCCGCCGAGCGTCCCGGCCGGGTCCAGCAACTCGTCGACCCGCACCGTCGCCGCGTCCTCCTCGCCGCCGACACAGACCGCGACGACCGACGCTTCGCCCTCGCTCACGCCCATCGCGAGCGCCCGGTTGATCTGCCGGCGACCGGCGGCGTAGAGCAGGATCTCGACGCCGCGGTCCCGCGCGACGTTCTCCCCGCGCTCGAACGCCCGGTCGGCCAGTTCGACGGCCCGTTCGAGGTGCTCGCGGTCGACGACGTAGCGGGCGTCGAACGCCTGGACGGTGGCGCCCGTCGCGTCGGCGATCCCGTCGAGGTCGCCGAGGAACGAATCGAGGTCGTCGATCCGGGCGACCCCCTCGACGAGGTTCACGAGAAATCACCGAACGTCGCCTGGCCGCCCTCGTCGTCCCCCTCCACGGCGGCGGTCGCGGCCGCCGAG
Protein-coding regions in this window:
- the cgi121 gene encoding KEOPS complex subunit Cgi121; the protein is MNLVEGVARIDDLDSFLGDLDGIADATGATVQAFDARYVVDREHLERAVELADRAFERGENVARDRGVEILLYAAGRRQINRALAMGVSEGEASVVAVCVGGEEDAATVRVDELLDPAGTLGGYDETLVREFFDVTDRELAATAGTLSDVVHERVALLDVEK